The following proteins come from a genomic window of Megalops cyprinoides isolate fMegCyp1 chromosome 6, fMegCyp1.pri, whole genome shotgun sequence:
- the LOC118779378 gene encoding probable G-protein coupled receptor 173, with the protein MANGSESGDGPGGPLAAVSAAGGMAGVGPSSAVSTYVKLVLLGLIICISLVGNLVVSLLVLRDRTLHKAPYYFLLDLCLADTIRSAVCFPFVLVSIKNGSAWTYSVLSCKVVAFMAVLFCFHAAFMLFCISVTRYMAIAHHRFYSKRMTFWTCVAVVCMVWTLSVAMAFPPVFDVGTYKFIREEDQCIFEHRYFKANDTLGFMLMLAVLILATHVVYMKLLLFEYKHRKMKPVQMVPAISQNWTFHGPGATGQAAANWIAGFGRGPMPPTLLGIRQNLHNQNRRLLGMEEFKAEKRLGRMFYVITLFFLVLWSPYIVACYWRVFVKACTIPHRYLSTTVWMSFAQAGVNPIICFFLNKDLKKGLLAQLPACCRTKQQLPREPYCVM; encoded by the coding sequence ATGGCCAACGGGAGCGAGAGCGGCGACGGCCCCGGCGGGCCGCTGGCGGCGGTGTCGGCGGCGGGGGGCATGGCCGGCGTGGGCCCGTCCTCAGCCGTCTCCACCTACGTCAAGCTGGTCCTGCTGGGTCTGATCATCTGCATCAGCCTGGTTGGCAACCTGGTGGTGTCCCTGCTCGTCCTGCGCGACCGCACGCTACACAAGGCGCCCTACTACTTCCTGCTGGACCTCTGCCTGGCCGACACCATCCGCTCGGCCGTCTGCTTCCCCTTCGTCCTGGTCTCCATCAAGAACGGCTCGGCCTGGACCTACAGTGTGCTGAGCTGCAAGGTGGTGGCTTTCATGGCCGTGCTCTTCTGCTTCCATGCCGCCTTCATGCTCTTCTGCATCAGCGTCACGCGCTACATGGCCATCGCCCACCACCGCTTCTACTCCAAGCGCATGACCTTCTGGACATGCGTGGCGGTGGTCTGCATGGTCTGGACGCTGTCCGTCGCCATGGCGTTCCCGCCGGTCTTCGACGTGGGCACCTACAAGTTCATCCGGGAGGAGGACCAGTGTATCTTCGAGCACCGCTACTTCAAGGCCAACGACACGCTGGGCTTCATGCTGATGCTGGCCGTGCTGATCCTGGCCACCCACGTGGTCTACATGAAGCTCCTGCTCTTCGAGTACAAGCATCGCAAGATGAAGCCGGTGCAGATGGTCCCAGCCATCAGCCAGAACTGGACCTTCCACGGGCCCGGCGCTACGGGCCAGGCGGCGGCCAACTGGATCGCGGGATTCGGCCGGGGCCCCATGCCCCCGACTCTGCTGGGCATCCGGCAGAACTTGCACAATCAGAACCGGCGCCTGCTGGGTATGGAGGAGTTCAAGGCAGAGAAGCGGCTCGGCAGGATGTTCTACGTCATCACCCTGTTTTTCCTGGTGCTCTGGTCGCCCTACATCGTGGCCTGCTACTGGCGGGTCTTCGTCAAGGCCTGCACCATCCCGCACCGGTACCTATCCACCACCGTGTGGATGAGCTTCGCCCAGGCCGGGGTCAACCCCATCATCTGCTTCTTCCTGAACAAGGACCTGAAGAAGGGGCTGCTGGCTCAACTGCCTGCTTGCTGTAGGACTAAACAGCAACTGCCCCGTGAGCCTTACTGCGTGATgtga